A single Haloglycomyces albus DSM 45210 DNA region contains:
- a CDS encoding plasmid pRiA4b ORF-3 family protein, whose product MQHQDLLGNLNVRQRVEVDETLELLDTELFEFLASESERLYREATAQSVASSIVSSDAFDSPYVIEHLMRHLESRPHPGTLALLRTLAAEDHAGIKTEAARSAERMAEQDVSAPSWVDTVSQHVEHVATYRGVSSADADEEWILSVFRHGDNLEAFLLEIDRLNCGEIAEVVPFSGDRAEEMRRTFLTGDFLENNPPLDVTEIDRDDAAFYLSSALDTMAAHSEEGAFADPGSEDAELELHELISLIGLLTNRLVKTRMLTIVESHGAHVDQPPEFGGAPRPLHTPNYGDITLEDESLLEKIFQVNVELAGTKPPVWRRLQVRGDTTLAELHRLLLAAFDWSGERKHVFHSISGEFCDPRYRLEFARDENAVTVANLVNQTGDDFTYVYDFADDWEHHIRVEKVHKPSGDVEYPCCSDGHGMSPLEGSGGVHTWRDVVSAWKHPKSPDNAEIVARLREALGDERADDFDPAEFSLEEVNDRIRSQFD is encoded by the coding sequence ATGCAGCACCAGGATCTATTGGGAAATCTCAACGTACGGCAACGAGTGGAAGTCGACGAGACGCTTGAGCTGCTGGACACCGAACTGTTCGAGTTTCTCGCCTCCGAGAGCGAACGGCTGTATCGCGAGGCCACCGCGCAGAGTGTGGCATCGTCGATCGTCTCGAGCGACGCGTTCGATTCGCCTTACGTCATCGAGCATTTGATGCGGCACTTGGAGTCGCGTCCGCATCCGGGGACCTTGGCTCTGCTGCGTACCTTGGCCGCCGAGGACCACGCCGGAATCAAGACGGAGGCCGCCCGCAGCGCCGAACGTATGGCCGAGCAGGACGTCTCGGCTCCCTCGTGGGTGGACACGGTGTCGCAGCACGTGGAGCACGTGGCGACCTATCGCGGTGTCAGCTCCGCCGACGCCGACGAGGAGTGGATACTGTCGGTGTTTCGCCACGGCGACAACCTGGAGGCGTTCCTCTTGGAGATCGATCGCCTCAACTGCGGTGAGATCGCCGAGGTCGTGCCGTTCAGCGGTGACCGAGCCGAGGAAATGCGGCGGACCTTCCTGACCGGTGATTTTCTCGAGAACAACCCGCCGTTGGACGTTACCGAGATCGACCGCGACGACGCGGCGTTCTACCTCAGTTCGGCTCTGGACACCATGGCGGCGCACTCCGAAGAGGGAGCGTTCGCCGACCCCGGCTCGGAGGACGCGGAGCTGGAGCTGCACGAGTTGATTTCCCTCATCGGTCTTCTCACCAACCGTCTCGTCAAGACCCGCATGTTGACCATCGTCGAATCGCATGGCGCGCACGTGGACCAACCACCGGAGTTCGGTGGAGCACCGCGTCCGTTGCACACCCCCAACTACGGCGACATCACCTTGGAGGACGAGAGCCTCCTGGAAAAGATCTTCCAGGTCAACGTGGAACTGGCGGGAACGAAACCGCCGGTGTGGCGGCGTCTCCAGGTACGCGGGGACACGACCTTGGCCGAGCTGCATCGTCTCCTCTTGGCGGCTTTCGACTGGAGCGGCGAGCGTAAACACGTCTTCCACTCCATCAGCGGGGAGTTCTGCGATCCTCGCTACCGTTTGGAGTTCGCCCGCGACGAGAACGCCGTGACGGTGGCGAACCTGGTGAATCAGACCGGCGACGACTTCACCTACGTCTACGACTTCGCCGACGACTGGGAACACCACATTCGTGTGGAGAAGGTGCACAAGCCCTCCGGCGACGTCGAGTACCCGTGTTGTTCCGACGGGCACGGAATGAGCCCGCTGGAAGGGTCGGGCGGTGTTCATACCTGGAGAGACGTGGTATCAGCGTGGAAACACCCGAAGTCACCGGACAACGCCGAGATCGTCGCTCGGCTCCGCGAGGCGCTGGGGGACGAACGAGCCGATGACTTCGACCCGGCGGAGTTTTCCCTTGAGGAGGTCAATGACCGCATTCGCTCTCAATTCGATTGA
- a CDS encoding (deoxy)nucleoside triphosphate pyrophosphohydrolase, producing the protein MPDNRTVVVAAAIVDRGRVLAAQRSEPPALRGGWEFPGGKVEVGETELDALVRECEEELGVGVVVGDRIGPDLLSDDGRFTVRVFECTLHDGDKPTPLEHLQLRWLDADSVDDVDWLPANAQAVKLLPDVLKHHAVAPTHPGA; encoded by the coding sequence GTGCCTGATAACAGAACCGTCGTCGTAGCAGCCGCCATTGTCGACCGCGGCCGGGTCTTGGCGGCCCAACGCAGTGAACCTCCGGCCCTCCGTGGAGGCTGGGAATTTCCCGGAGGAAAGGTCGAAGTGGGCGAGACCGAACTCGACGCCCTGGTGCGCGAATGCGAGGAAGAACTGGGTGTCGGCGTCGTCGTCGGCGACCGGATCGGCCCCGATCTCCTCTCCGACGACGGACGATTCACCGTGCGTGTCTTCGAATGCACCCTGCACGACGGCGACAAGCCCACCCCCTTGGAACATCTGCAGTTGCGCTGGCTCGACGCCGATTCGGTCGACGACGTCGACTGGCTTCCCGCCAACGCGCAGGCGGTCAAACTGCTTCCCGACGTGCTGAAGCACCACGCCGTCGCCCCAACACATCCAGGGGCGTAA
- a CDS encoding S8 family peptidase yields the protein MQQTQQDVDVGISKSLWSQIQRFVVGLMASALAVITTITFSPATAMAENHELANQWILDQINAEQAWEHSKGEGITVAVLDSGIMPHPYFDDKDIRDGKDLFTDEEQASNAAAFHGTQVATAALHVAPEITVLPVAVHSESDIGPNFGAWPLVAEGIRWAVDEGADIINFSFGIPGQNGKNEDLMRKALQYAMDNNVIVVGGSGNDPDGPVLFPAAYEGVVTVTGSNPNNELWVSASTGPETTVAAPADEQRCPVGQHVDSGVEGESEDDWYNEGNVAEDKWEDCRGTSLASPAVAGALALILASNSDVDANNAINRLIHTSSNGYNGHDNELGYGIIDANDAIEADNLDTVDQNPLGYPLGGPGTSYSSDDESDTNTGDGGASDNSADENASNNEESNTLAFLLIAAASLILIAASITWLMLRNRAERS from the coding sequence ATGCAGCAGACACAGCAAGACGTGGACGTAGGAATATCGAAATCGTTGTGGAGTCAGATCCAGCGGTTCGTCGTGGGACTGATGGCGAGCGCGCTCGCTGTCATCACGACCATCACCTTCTCCCCCGCTACCGCGATGGCCGAAAACCACGAACTGGCCAATCAATGGATACTCGACCAGATCAACGCCGAACAGGCCTGGGAGCATTCCAAAGGTGAAGGTATCACCGTCGCGGTTCTAGACTCCGGGATAATGCCGCACCCGTACTTTGACGACAAGGACATTCGCGATGGAAAAGACCTTTTTACCGACGAAGAACAGGCGTCCAACGCAGCTGCATTTCACGGAACTCAAGTAGCCACTGCCGCGCTTCACGTTGCACCAGAGATTACTGTGCTTCCTGTAGCCGTTCACAGCGAGAGTGATATAGGCCCAAATTTCGGTGCTTGGCCACTAGTAGCCGAGGGCATTCGGTGGGCAGTAGACGAAGGCGCCGATATTATCAATTTCTCTTTTGGTATTCCGGGTCAGAACGGTAAAAACGAGGATCTGATGCGGAAGGCTCTGCAATATGCAATGGATAATAACGTAATTGTGGTAGGAGGATCAGGAAATGATCCTGATGGGCCCGTACTTTTCCCCGCCGCGTATGAAGGAGTCGTAACTGTAACAGGTTCGAACCCTAACAACGAACTATGGGTATCTGCAAGCACAGGCCCAGAGACAACGGTCGCTGCTCCAGCAGACGAACAACGCTGCCCCGTAGGGCAGCATGTTGATTCTGGTGTAGAAGGCGAAAGCGAAGACGACTGGTACAACGAGGGCAACGTAGCAGAGGATAAGTGGGAAGACTGTCGAGGGACCTCACTAGCCAGCCCTGCAGTTGCAGGCGCTCTTGCACTGATATTGGCGTCAAATTCCGATGTCGACGCCAATAACGCAATCAACCGTCTCATACACACTTCAAGCAACGGCTACAACGGACACGACAACGAACTCGGCTACGGAATCATCGACGCCAATGACGCCATCGAGGCCGATAACCTCGACACCGTCGACCAAAACCCACTCGGCTACCCCCTCGGCGGTCCCGGAACGAGTTATAGCTCTGACGACGAAAGCGACACCAATACGGGAGACGGCGGCGCGTCAGATAACTCCGCCGATGAAAATGCATCTAACAATGAAGAATCCAATACCCTAGCATTCCTCCTCATAGCCGCCGCAAGCCTCATCCTCATCGCCGCGAGCATCACCTGGCTAATGCTCCGCAACCGAGCGGAACGAAGCTAA